From a single Osmerus mordax isolate fOsmMor3 chromosome 14, fOsmMor3.pri, whole genome shotgun sequence genomic region:
- the paip2b gene encoding polyadenylate-binding protein-interacting protein 2B has translation MPEPAEMTSPEVAKTPGGSSGGPGGKEEGVANGLKEGDANPFAEYMWMENEEEYNRQVEEELLEQEFLDRCFQEMLEEEDQDWFIPSRDLNPGVAQIQHQLNGLSVADSNPADVVRKSNLNPEAKEFVPGMKY, from the exons AGCCAGCGGAGATGACCAGTCCAGAAGTGGCAAAGACACCCGGGGGCAGCagtggggggcctgggggcaaGGAGGAAGGGGTGGCCAATGGCCTGAAGGAGGGGGACGCCAACCCCTTCGCTGAGTACATGTGGATGGAAAACGAGGAGGAGTACAACAGACAG gtggaggaggagcttcTGGAGCAGGAGTTTCTGGATCGTTGTTTCCAGGagatgctggaggaggaggaccaggattggtTCATCCCATCCCGTGACCTCAACCCCGGGGTCGCGCAGATCCAGCACCAGCTCAACGGTCTATCGGTCGCCGACAGCAACCCGGCAGATGTAGTG CGCAAGAGCAACTTGAACCCAGAAGCAAAGGAGTTTGTTCCCGGGATGAAATACTAG